In the Sediminibacter sp. Hel_I_10 genome, one interval contains:
- a CDS encoding alpha-2-macroglobulin yields MYSFPVTTSSDDKTGNYNAKISVGGAQFYKSLKVETVKPNRLKIKIDFQDEVLTSQEPLNGNLDVKWLHGAPAKQIKAEIKAKFSTSNTGFKNYKDYVFTDPTRNFDTEELTIFEGNVDAEGQANIKTQLEVGKNAPGMLNVQFLVRAFENGGDFSLDAFTKPYSPYASYVGLRSPEGNSYGSFYTDTNQTFDLAVVDKDGKPVKRDRLEVKVYKVEWRWWWNSSYDNLSSYVSSNYHRPVIEKTVATNANGTTSFDITIPENDRGRYLIRVVDPVSGHATGRTAYFYKNWSNISVGNDKEAAKMLVFAADKDHYKVGETATITFPSGQEGRALVSVENGADVLNYKWVKTTQGETKVKVPITSEMAPNVFVNISLLQPHAITSNDLPIRLYGVIPVLVEDPNTILEPQLNMPKTLKPEQTFDIQISEKNNKAMTYTIAMVEEGLLDLTRFKTPNAWDAFYAREALGVKTWDIFDDVIGAYSGSVDQVFAIGGDGSAVKGKNKKANRFKPVVTYLGPFELKAGASKTHHIKMPNYIGAVRTMVVAGDAKTEAYGSTETSVEVKKPLMVLATLPRKLSPGEKVTLPVTVFAMEPKVKDVSIQLKLSDGISAIGPSSTKLSFDKPDEQMAYFELEVGKGKGIQTVTVIATGNGEKSTYKVELDVMNPNPISSRYENAKLEANASETLSFSTFGVVGSNSATVEFSTLPPMDFSRRLQYLIRYPHGCVEQTTSGVFPQLFLGDIFDLTYDKKQEIQSHIENGIKRLGNFQGPNGGLSYWIGESTANDWGTSYAGHFMLEAEAKGFVLPLTFKSNWLRYQKQAARDWRPSYKNYNSDLAQAYRLYTLALAGSADLASMNRLREFSEISNEAKWRLAAAYALAGQTEASEQLSKRANIDFQPPRYNYYTYGSVDRNRAMALETMIITKNPKARELSEYIAKELSSDDWMSTQTTAYSLLAMAKMVNANGGKSMNFTYNFNGKEASINTKNAIAQRALNVQDGANTLKVTNAIGNLVYVRVLNSGKLPLGQELAEQRGLGVSVDYTDLKGNEIPISKLKQGEDFVATITVTNLKNENVNDIALTQIFPSGWEIVNTRFTDFGDTTVSQARYTDIRDDRVHFYFDLPHRGKHDTKTFTVMLNASYLGKYYLPGTQVEAMYENDYFVRTKGRWVEIEK; encoded by the coding sequence GTGTATTCTTTCCCCGTAACCACGTCTTCAGATGACAAAACAGGAAATTATAATGCTAAAATTTCTGTAGGTGGCGCCCAGTTTTACAAATCCCTAAAAGTAGAAACCGTCAAGCCCAATCGCCTTAAGATAAAAATCGATTTTCAAGATGAAGTCTTAACCAGTCAAGAACCGCTCAACGGGAACTTAGATGTAAAATGGTTGCACGGTGCACCAGCAAAACAGATCAAGGCCGAAATCAAAGCCAAATTCAGCACATCAAACACAGGTTTTAAAAATTATAAGGATTACGTGTTTACAGATCCTACCCGAAATTTTGATACAGAAGAGCTCACCATATTTGAAGGCAATGTCGATGCTGAAGGTCAAGCTAACATCAAGACCCAATTGGAAGTAGGCAAAAATGCACCAGGCATGCTCAACGTTCAGTTTTTGGTTAGAGCCTTTGAAAATGGCGGTGACTTTTCTTTGGATGCGTTTACAAAACCCTATTCGCCATATGCATCTTACGTTGGGCTTCGTTCTCCTGAGGGAAATAGCTACGGCTCCTTTTACACAGATACCAATCAAACTTTTGATTTAGCAGTAGTAGATAAAGATGGGAAACCCGTAAAACGAGACCGTTTAGAAGTTAAAGTGTATAAAGTGGAATGGCGTTGGTGGTGGAACTCCTCATATGATAATCTTTCGAGCTATGTGTCTAGCAATTACCACAGACCTGTTATAGAGAAAACCGTTGCCACCAATGCAAATGGAACTACTAGTTTTGACATTACCATCCCTGAAAATGATCGTGGTCGCTATTTGATTAGAGTGGTAGACCCTGTGAGTGGCCATGCCACGGGACGTACGGCTTACTTCTATAAAAATTGGTCTAATATCTCCGTAGGAAATGATAAGGAGGCCGCTAAAATGTTAGTTTTTGCGGCAGACAAAGACCACTACAAGGTAGGCGAGACCGCAACCATCACATTCCCGTCAGGTCAAGAAGGTCGCGCCCTTGTTAGTGTCGAAAATGGAGCAGATGTACTCAATTATAAGTGGGTAAAAACCACCCAAGGTGAAACCAAGGTCAAAGTTCCAATCACCTCAGAAATGGCGCCCAACGTTTTTGTCAACATTTCCTTACTGCAACCGCACGCCATTACCAGTAATGATCTTCCTATAAGACTTTATGGAGTCATTCCTGTTTTGGTAGAAGACCCAAACACCATTTTAGAACCTCAACTAAACATGCCAAAAACCTTAAAGCCTGAGCAAACATTTGATATTCAAATTTCAGAAAAAAACAATAAAGCCATGACCTATACCATTGCTATGGTCGAGGAAGGGTTACTAGATCTCACCCGCTTTAAAACCCCAAATGCTTGGGATGCCTTTTATGCTCGCGAAGCGCTTGGCGTAAAAACCTGGGATATTTTTGATGACGTGATAGGCGCGTATTCTGGCAGCGTTGATCAAGTGTTCGCTATTGGTGGAGACGGCAGTGCGGTTAAGGGCAAAAATAAAAAAGCCAATCGCTTTAAGCCTGTAGTCACCTATTTAGGTCCTTTTGAATTGAAAGCGGGAGCAAGCAAAACCCATCACATCAAAATGCCAAATTACATTGGTGCGGTAAGAACTATGGTGGTTGCTGGTGATGCTAAAACCGAAGCTTATGGCAGTACAGAGACTTCCGTTGAAGTCAAAAAACCGTTAATGGTATTGGCTACGCTCCCAAGAAAATTAAGCCCTGGTGAAAAAGTCACACTTCCTGTTACCGTCTTTGCTATGGAGCCTAAAGTTAAAGACGTGAGCATTCAATTAAAGTTAAGTGATGGCATTTCGGCCATTGGACCATCATCTACAAAACTGTCCTTTGATAAACCAGATGAGCAAATGGCTTATTTTGAACTTGAGGTCGGCAAAGGTAAGGGCATCCAAACGGTTACGGTTATTGCCACTGGCAATGGCGAAAAATCGACTTATAAGGTGGAGTTGGATGTGATGAATCCAAATCCTATAAGTTCTCGATATGAAAATGCAAAATTAGAGGCGAATGCTTCGGAAACTTTATCCTTTTCAACCTTTGGCGTTGTAGGGAGCAATAGTGCCACTGTAGAATTCTCTACCCTTCCGCCTATGGATTTTTCGCGCAGACTGCAATACCTCATTCGCTATCCACATGGTTGTGTAGAGCAAACCACATCTGGCGTATTTCCGCAGCTTTTTTTAGGAGATATCTTTGATTTAACCTACGATAAAAAACAGGAGATCCAGTCTCATATTGAAAACGGAATTAAGCGTCTTGGTAATTTTCAAGGTCCTAACGGCGGATTGAGCTATTGGATTGGGGAAAGCACGGCCAACGACTGGGGCACGAGCTACGCCGGCCACTTTATGCTAGAAGCCGAGGCAAAAGGCTTTGTATTACCGTTGACCTTTAAAAGCAATTGGTTGCGCTACCAAAAACAGGCTGCAAGAGATTGGCGCCCAAGCTATAAAAACTATAATTCAGATTTGGCACAAGCGTACAGACTCTACACCTTAGCCTTAGCGGGAAGCGCCGATTTGGCTAGCATGAACAGACTGCGGGAGTTTAGTGAAATCTCCAATGAAGCCAAATGGCGATTGGCCGCTGCTTATGCGCTTGCAGGTCAAACAGAAGCAAGTGAACAGCTATCAAAACGCGCCAATATTGACTTTCAACCACCGCGATATAACTATTATACTTATGGCTCTGTAGACAGAAATAGAGCTATGGCCTTGGAGACCATGATTATTACCAAAAACCCCAAAGCCCGAGAACTCTCAGAATATATTGCCAAAGAACTCTCTAGTGATGATTGGATGAGTACCCAAACTACAGCCTATAGCCTATTGGCAATGGCCAAAATGGTAAACGCCAATGGTGGTAAGAGCATGAATTTTACTTACAATTTTAACGGTAAGGAAGCATCGATCAACACCAAAAATGCGATTGCACAACGAGCGCTCAACGTTCAAGACGGTGCCAATACGCTCAAGGTGACCAACGCTATCGGCAACCTCGTGTATGTACGTGTTTTAAATTCTGGAAAACTGCCCTTAGGTCAAGAATTGGCAGAGCAACGTGGCTTGGGCGTTTCAGTAGATTATACCGATTTAAAAGGAAATGAAATTCCTATTTCAAAACTGAAACAAGGCGAAGATTTTGTCGCTACCATTACAGTGACAAATCTTAAGAATGAAAACGTCAATGATATAGCATTGACTCAAATATTTCCGTCGGGTTGGGAAATCGTCAATACAAGATTTACAGATTTTGGAGATACCACAGTAAGTCAAGCTAGATATACAGATATTCGTGATGATCGTGTGCATTTTTATTTTGACTTGCCTCATAGAGGAAAGCATGACACAAAAACCTTTACCGTGATGCTAAACGCATCTTACTTGGGCAAGTATTATTTGCCAGGAACCCAGGTTGAGGCAATGTATGAAAATGACTATTTTGTAAGAACCAAAGGGCGTTGGGTCGAGATTGAAAAATAA
- a CDS encoding IS110 family transposase encodes MNKDIKYFGIDISALVFDVTDSDGNYYQFRNNGLGFEKFTKLLNNTSHCVMEATGYYHYQLAYHLLESGIKVSVENPLSVKRFIQMGLSKIKTDKSDSKLICSYAEQVDLKLWKGNSKNEIECLQITRALSVYTKQSTMLKNKLHGESVLGNPSKVVLTSLKRSLRQLQREIKLLEDKLLVLVKEVHQDLLTRLKTIPGIGPKTAITLVVLTGGFDRFTSAGELCSYAGLTPVIRQSGSSVKGRPRISKIGNQKLRNLLFMCSFNACQYNKACRDLYERIVAKGKSKKLALIAVCNKLLKQAFAIAKSGLIFDQEYKSKLVRN; translated from the coding sequence ATGAATAAAGATATTAAATATTTTGGTATTGACATTAGTGCGTTAGTATTCGATGTTACAGATTCTGATGGTAATTATTATCAGTTTAGAAACAATGGATTGGGCTTTGAGAAGTTTACAAAACTCTTAAATAACACTAGTCATTGTGTAATGGAAGCTACGGGTTATTATCATTATCAGTTAGCGTACCATTTATTAGAATCAGGTATAAAAGTATCTGTAGAGAATCCATTATCTGTTAAACGTTTTATTCAGATGGGCTTATCAAAAATTAAGACCGACAAGAGCGATTCAAAACTTATTTGTTCTTATGCAGAGCAGGTGGACTTAAAGCTTTGGAAAGGCAACTCTAAGAATGAAATAGAATGTCTTCAAATCACTAGAGCTCTTTCTGTTTATACAAAACAGAGCACTATGCTTAAAAACAAATTACATGGTGAGTCTGTATTGGGCAATCCTAGTAAGGTCGTGTTGACGTCTTTAAAACGTAGTTTAAGACAGCTCCAGAGAGAGATAAAACTATTAGAGGACAAGTTATTAGTTTTGGTAAAAGAGGTTCATCAAGATTTGTTAACGCGATTAAAAACCATACCTGGTATAGGTCCTAAAACAGCCATTACGCTAGTGGTTTTAACAGGTGGATTTGATCGTTTTACAAGTGCAGGTGAGTTATGCAGTTACGCAGGTTTAACGCCAGTGATACGGCAAAGTGGAAGCAGTGTAAAAGGGAGGCCACGAATAAGTAAAATAGGAAACCAGAAACTTAGAAATTTATTATTTATGTGCAGTTTTAACGCTTGTCAATACAATAAAGCTTGTCGTGATTTATATGAGCGAATCGTCGCTAAGGGAAAGAGCAAAAAACTTGCGCTAATAGCGGTATGCAATAAGCTGTTGAAACAAGCATTTGCTATAGCTAAATCAGGTTTGATATTTGATCAAGAATATAAGAGTAAGCTAGTGAGAAATTAA
- a CDS encoding MG2 domain-containing protein yields the protein MKRHHLFSLLICISLMFSCGNQDSKLEDADNLFKFRDYISYTSTGLQSIADPIIVNLSTDVKGWEAGQIISEALLSIKPHVEGELKAANAHTLVFTPDEYLDPATEYSVSVKLSDIYKAIPSAYSSYTFQFKTISPNFSISTTDLQSYSKQWQYLGAVMKSADVMALEDAKTLVSASQDGKKLKLQWNEINGHSKYFEFKIDSIHRTIENTDVLISWDGSAIDSDNIGQNKVTIPGINNFTIVNLETIKNPEQSLSINFSDPLKPQQNFDGLVTIQGVKTPKFVVDGNILKVYPDVKLVGNIQVDVFTGISNTDGYKLKKPFSEVISFEDVKPMVRLISNGTILPNSEQLKFNFEAVNLSAVDVRIIKIYEDNILQFLQDNPLNSNNENDIKRVGRRIAKQTIQLQTAAENFGKWKAYSIDLSKFFKADAGAIYRVELSFNKNYALYDCDANAASTENQEDNYEDYYDEEDYYNEEAYTENLTEDENLKEEAYWDNRIYNYRNYHYNWREQDNPCHDAYYNQNRIVAQNLIASNLGVIAKKGANNDYYFAVTNILSTNPETGVKIKLYNFQQQEIGSVSTDTEGLATFKGKNFASFAVVSKGKNTTYLRLTDGNSLSLSKFDVSGNQLQQGLKGYIYGERGVWRPGDTLFLTFMLNDKDNPLPKDHPVKMEVTDPNGKLIYKNVTSHQLNKVLW from the coding sequence ATGAAACGCCATCACCTCTTCAGTCTTCTTATTTGTATCTCTCTTATGTTTTCTTGCGGAAACCAAGATTCTAAACTAGAAGATGCCGATAATCTCTTCAAATTTCGGGATTATATCAGCTACACCTCCACTGGTTTACAATCTATTGCAGATCCTATTATCGTCAATTTATCCACTGATGTAAAAGGCTGGGAAGCGGGGCAAATCATTTCTGAAGCACTGTTGAGCATTAAGCCACACGTGGAGGGCGAACTTAAGGCCGCTAATGCACATACCTTGGTTTTTACACCAGATGAGTATCTCGATCCTGCTACCGAATATTCTGTTTCTGTTAAGCTGAGTGACATTTACAAAGCCATTCCCAGCGCTTATAGCAGCTATACTTTTCAATTTAAAACCATTTCGCCAAATTTCAGTATTAGCACAACAGATTTGCAATCGTATTCTAAACAATGGCAATATTTAGGAGCGGTGATGAAATCGGCCGATGTGATGGCGTTAGAGGATGCCAAAACATTGGTGAGCGCTTCACAAGATGGTAAAAAACTAAAATTACAATGGAATGAAATCAATGGACATTCTAAATATTTTGAATTTAAAATTGACAGCATCCATAGAACAATAGAAAATACTGACGTTTTGATTTCATGGGACGGTAGCGCAATCGACTCTGACAACATCGGCCAAAATAAAGTGACTATTCCTGGCATCAACAACTTCACCATCGTTAATCTGGAGACCATTAAAAATCCTGAGCAGTCCCTTTCCATTAATTTTTCAGACCCTTTAAAGCCACAGCAAAACTTTGATGGATTGGTGACCATACAGGGCGTCAAAACGCCAAAATTTGTTGTAGATGGCAATATCTTAAAGGTTTACCCAGACGTTAAATTGGTAGGAAACATCCAGGTAGACGTGTTTACTGGAATTTCTAATACAGACGGCTATAAACTTAAAAAACCATTTTCCGAAGTCATCTCTTTTGAAGATGTAAAACCTATGGTACGGCTTATTAGCAATGGGACGATCTTACCAAATTCTGAACAGTTGAAATTCAATTTTGAAGCCGTCAATCTCAGCGCCGTAGATGTAAGGATCATTAAAATTTACGAAGACAATATCCTTCAATTTCTTCAGGATAATCCGCTCAATAGCAATAACGAGAATGATATTAAGCGCGTGGGACGAAGAATTGCAAAACAAACCATTCAGCTCCAAACCGCTGCTGAAAATTTTGGAAAGTGGAAAGCCTACAGCATTGATTTATCTAAATTTTTTAAGGCAGATGCTGGTGCCATTTATCGGGTAGAACTCAGTTTTAATAAAAATTATGCGCTTTATGATTGCGATGCGAATGCCGCCTCCACCGAAAACCAAGAGGATAATTATGAAGATTATTATGATGAGGAAGACTATTACAATGAAGAAGCGTACACCGAAAACCTTACCGAAGATGAAAATCTAAAAGAAGAAGCGTATTGGGACAATCGCATTTACAACTATAGAAATTACCACTATAATTGGAGAGAACAAGACAATCCTTGTCATGATGCGTATTATAATCAAAACCGAATTGTTGCTCAAAACCTCATCGCCTCAAACTTAGGAGTGATTGCTAAAAAAGGGGCTAATAACGATTATTACTTTGCAGTCACCAATATTTTAAGCACAAATCCAGAAACCGGTGTTAAAATCAAACTTTATAATTTCCAACAGCAAGAGATTGGATCTGTATCAACAGACACTGAAGGTTTAGCCACCTTTAAAGGCAAAAACTTTGCGTCATTTGCTGTAGTATCTAAAGGAAAAAATACAACTTATTTAAGGCTAACCGATGGAAATTCACTTTCACTGAGCAAGTTTGATGTTTCAGGAAACCAATTGCAACAGGGCCTTAAGGGCTACATCTATGGCGAACGCGGCGTCTGGAGACCAGGTGACACTTTGTTCTTAACCTTTATGCTTAATGATAAAGACAATCCACTACCCAAAGACCATCCCGTAAAAATGGAAGTGACCGATCCTAACGGCAAACTCATTTATAAAAACGTGACGAGCCATCAGCTCAACAAAGTACTGTGGTAA
- a CDS encoding aldehyde dehydrogenase family protein: MEAVATDFGIKEALEQLGVKDINEGTSTGANNFANGEVISSHSPVDGALIAKVKSTSKEDYEKVMSAATSAFKTWRTMPAPQRGEIVRQFGDKLREKKEPLGKLVSYEMGKSYQEGLGEVQEMIDICDFAVGLSRQLHGLTMHSERPGHRMYEQYHPMGVVGIISAFNFPVAVWAWNTALAWVCGDVCVWKPSEKTPLCGIACQNIAAEVFAKNDLPEGISCLINGDHKVGEFMTKDKRVPLVSATGSTRMGKIVAQEVAGRLGKSLLELGGNNAIIVTPDADVKMTVIGAVFGAVGTCGQRCTSTRRLIIHESIYDQVKNAVVDAYKQLRIGNPLDENNHVGPLIDKDAVKNYNHALSKVVEEGGNIVVEGGVLEGEGYESGCYVKPAIAEGKPEFEIVQHETFAPVLYLLKYSGDVHNALDIQNNVAQGLSSAIMTNNLREAEAFLSVQGSDCGIANVNIGTSGAEIGGAFGGEKDTGGGRESGSDAWKVYMRRQTNTINYTTELPLAQGIKFDL; the protein is encoded by the coding sequence ATGGAAGCAGTAGCTACCGATTTCGGAATAAAAGAAGCCCTAGAGCAGTTGGGTGTTAAAGATATAAATGAAGGTACCTCTACAGGTGCCAATAACTTTGCAAATGGAGAAGTTATTTCTTCTCATTCTCCAGTAGATGGGGCATTAATTGCTAAAGTAAAATCAACGTCTAAAGAAGATTACGAAAAAGTAATGAGTGCTGCTACTTCTGCATTTAAGACATGGAGAACCATGCCGGCGCCTCAAAGGGGTGAGATTGTTCGTCAATTTGGTGATAAACTAAGAGAGAAAAAAGAGCCTTTAGGGAAATTGGTTTCTTACGAGATGGGGAAATCTTATCAAGAAGGTTTAGGTGAGGTTCAGGAAATGATTGATATCTGTGATTTTGCAGTAGGACTTTCTCGTCAGCTACACGGTTTAACCATGCACTCAGAACGACCAGGACATAGAATGTATGAACAATACCATCCTATGGGTGTTGTAGGCATCATTTCGGCATTCAATTTTCCAGTAGCGGTTTGGGCTTGGAATACAGCTTTAGCTTGGGTATGTGGTGATGTTTGTGTTTGGAAACCGAGTGAAAAAACACCTTTATGTGGTATTGCTTGTCAAAATATTGCTGCAGAAGTATTCGCTAAAAATGATCTTCCAGAAGGTATTTCTTGTTTGATCAATGGTGATCATAAGGTTGGAGAGTTTATGACTAAAGATAAGCGCGTACCTTTAGTGTCTGCAACCGGTTCTACCAGAATGGGTAAAATTGTAGCTCAAGAAGTGGCAGGACGTTTAGGAAAATCTTTATTAGAACTTGGTGGGAATAATGCCATTATAGTTACTCCAGATGCCGATGTAAAAATGACCGTTATTGGTGCCGTTTTTGGCGCGGTAGGAACTTGTGGACAACGTTGTACATCCACTCGTAGATTGATTATACATGAAAGTATTTATGACCAAGTGAAGAACGCCGTTGTAGATGCTTATAAGCAATTACGTATTGGAAATCCTTTAGATGAAAACAATCACGTAGGGCCGCTAATTGATAAAGATGCCGTTAAAAATTACAATCACGCGTTAAGTAAAGTGGTTGAAGAAGGCGGCAACATCGTTGTTGAAGGTGGAGTATTAGAAGGTGAAGGTTATGAAAGTGGCTGCTATGTGAAGCCTGCTATTGCCGAAGGAAAACCAGAATTCGAAATCGTACAGCATGAGACTTTTGCTCCTGTGTTATACTTACTCAAATATTCTGGAGATGTTCACAATGCGTTAGATATTCAAAATAACGTAGCTCAAGGATTGTCTTCTGCAATCATGACAAACAACCTGCGTGAGGCAGAAGCCTTTTTATCTGTTCAAGGATCAGATTGTGGTATCGCAAACGTAAATATTGGTACTTCTGGTGCTGAAATTGGCGGTGCTTTTGGTGGAGAGAAAGATACCGGCGGCGGTCGTGAATCTGGATCTGATGCTTGGAAAGTTTACATGAGACGCCAAACCAATACCATCAATTATACGACTGAGTTGCCTTTAGCACAAGGAATTAAGTTTGACCTATAA
- a CDS encoding ATP-binding protein — MINKRLLIKNLLAHNDENSFYDKKRKIDISLKEGKAKFLKHVCALSNSNPKNNSYIVIGVEDADNKILGVHFFDDSKIQNLINAYLTNPPIVQYENIPFPHLPDNKVVGLVTIRPMDELTALRKNIWKYYGGSVFFRDGSISMPKVFDLVIKDVNSKIVGAIEAHAQNNIEYTLDGVFDFLNKRKDYNPQYKVFKEYFVVCWSGQQKVVKNAVYFSRVDIELINEQVRLFFSTFDEVAISYNEGHFKIVEYVSLGLQNAFKYYELEETIIKFQDNAQYHIETKLLFQPPQYDKKVLHHIYNANNALLEKLKKGLSLNSNEARDLKNLPATYLICYLNLFHEAINKLHEAKPYLRDYDIDSYNSYQDAVRILRKVKYS; from the coding sequence ATGATCAATAAACGTCTACTTATCAAAAACTTACTGGCTCATAATGATGAGAACAGTTTTTATGATAAAAAGCGAAAAATTGACATTAGCTTAAAGGAGGGTAAGGCGAAGTTTTTAAAGCACGTTTGTGCCTTGTCCAATAGCAACCCCAAGAACAACTCTTATATTGTTATTGGCGTAGAGGACGCCGATAATAAGATTTTAGGTGTTCACTTTTTTGACGATAGTAAAATTCAAAACCTCATCAACGCGTATTTGACCAATCCGCCGATTGTGCAGTATGAAAATATACCATTTCCGCATTTACCAGATAATAAAGTCGTAGGTCTGGTGACCATTAGACCAATGGATGAGCTTACCGCCTTGCGTAAAAATATCTGGAAATATTATGGTGGTTCGGTCTTTTTTAGAGATGGGAGCATTAGTATGCCCAAAGTCTTTGACCTTGTAATTAAAGACGTCAATTCTAAAATCGTAGGGGCGATAGAAGCGCATGCCCAGAACAATATTGAATACACCTTAGACGGCGTTTTTGATTTTTTGAACAAACGAAAAGATTACAACCCTCAATATAAAGTCTTTAAAGAGTATTTCGTGGTGTGTTGGTCTGGACAGCAAAAGGTGGTCAAAAATGCGGTGTATTTTTCAAGAGTAGACATTGAGCTCATTAATGAACAAGTGCGACTGTTCTTTTCAACATTTGACGAGGTCGCTATATCTTATAATGAGGGTCATTTCAAAATCGTAGAGTATGTGAGTTTAGGACTTCAAAACGCTTTCAAATACTACGAGCTTGAAGAAACCATCATCAAATTTCAAGATAATGCACAATATCATATCGAGACCAAACTCTTGTTTCAACCACCACAATACGACAAGAAAGTGTTGCATCATATCTATAATGCAAATAATGCCCTATTAGAAAAACTTAAAAAAGGGCTATCGCTCAACAGTAATGAAGCAAGGGACTTAAAAAACCTTCCGGCAACGTATCTCATTTGCTATTTAAATTTGTTTCATGAGGCCATCAACAAACTTCACGAGGCCAAGCCTTACCTAAGAGATTATGATATTGACAGTTACAACTCCTATCAGGATGCTGTTCGTATTTTAAGAAAAGTAAAATACAGTTAA
- a CDS encoding SDR family NAD(P)-dependent oxidoreductase produces the protein MTKDTSHSEEKNIKTALITGATSGIGRATAYELAKQGLHLILCGRRQERLDQIQKELSAQTKVHTLNFDVRDKTAVFGAIDSIPEAFKTIDILINNAGNAHGLDPIETGSMEDWDAMMDINVKGLLYVSKAIIPQMSERKSGHIINIGSSAGKEVYPKGNVYCASKHAVLAITEGMRKDLNPYGIKVGAVNPGLVETEFSEVRFKGDKKADDVYKGYKALQPEDLAEVIYFVISRPSHVNIADVLLFCKAQASSTILNKS, from the coding sequence ATGACTAAAGACACTTCTCATTCTGAAGAAAAAAACATAAAAACAGCACTTATTACAGGCGCTACTAGCGGAATAGGAAGAGCCACCGCTTACGAGTTGGCAAAGCAAGGACTTCATTTAATTTTATGCGGAAGACGCCAAGAACGGTTAGACCAGATTCAAAAAGAACTCAGCGCTCAAACAAAAGTGCACACCTTAAATTTTGATGTGCGCGATAAAACAGCCGTTTTCGGAGCGATAGACTCAATACCAGAAGCCTTTAAAACTATTGATATTTTAATCAACAACGCCGGAAATGCACACGGACTTGACCCCATTGAAACCGGAAGCATGGAAGATTGGGATGCCATGATGGACATTAATGTAAAAGGATTACTGTATGTGAGTAAAGCTATTATTCCACAAATGTCCGAACGTAAATCTGGACACATCATCAATATTGGCTCATCGGCCGGAAAGGAAGTTTATCCAAAAGGAAACGTTTATTGCGCTAGCAAGCATGCGGTTTTAGCCATTACCGAAGGGATGCGTAAGGACTTAAACCCTTATGGGATTAAGGTTGGCGCTGTAAATCCAGGGCTTGTTGAAACTGAGTTTTCCGAAGTACGTTTTAAAGGCGATAAAAAGGCAGATGATGTTTACAAGGGCTATAAAGCGCTACAACCTGAAGATTTAGCAGAGGTTATTTATTTCGTTATCTCAAGGCCTTCTCATGTTAATATTGCAGATGTCCTTCTATTCTGTAAAGCACAAGCTAGCTCTACAATATTAAATAAATCGTAA
- a CDS encoding aldo/keto reductase family oxidoreductase, producing MERCRYSRLIAGTMTWGSWGKQLKTTDMVALMHHCISNDITTFDHADIYGGYTTEKDFGIAFAESGIKRTDIQLISKCGIQLIDAHRKTTVKHYNYHKDYIITSAEASLRNLKTDYLDVLLLHRPSPLMQPDAISEAIDQLLQQGKIKSFGVSNFTASQTQMLSNKIPISANQIECSLTAPSAMVDGSLDHMMANNIDAMAWSPLSSIFKDDTNQTKRLHQLLDELCETYDASKDQLVLAWLLKHPANIRPVIGTTTAQRITDASKALTIDLDLQDWFKLLEASLGHEVA from the coding sequence GTGGAAAGATGCAGATATTCTCGATTAATTGCAGGCACTATGACCTGGGGATCATGGGGTAAGCAATTAAAAACAACCGACATGGTTGCTCTAATGCACCACTGTATTTCAAATGATATTACCACCTTTGACCATGCCGATATTTATGGTGGCTACACTACTGAAAAGGACTTCGGAATTGCATTTGCTGAAAGCGGCATAAAAAGAACCGATATTCAATTGATAAGTAAATGTGGGATTCAATTGATTGACGCCCATAGAAAAACCACGGTGAAACATTACAACTACCATAAAGACTATATTATTACATCTGCGGAAGCGTCTTTAAGAAATTTAAAAACAGACTATTTAGATGTACTGCTCTTACATAGACCCAGCCCTTTGATGCAACCTGACGCTATTTCAGAAGCCATTGACCAACTGCTTCAACAGGGTAAAATCAAATCGTTTGGAGTCTCTAATTTTACAGCTTCCCAAACCCAAATGTTATCAAATAAGATTCCCATAAGCGCCAATCAAATCGAATGTTCACTAACCGCACCATCAGCGATGGTAGATGGAAGCCTAGATCACATGATGGCCAACAACATTGATGCCATGGCTTGGTCACCTTTAAGCTCTATTTTTAAAGACGACACCAATCAAACAAAACGTTTGCACCAGCTTCTCGATGAACTTTGCGAGACCTATGATGCAAGTAAAGATCAATTAGTGTTGGCGTGGCTGCTTAAACATCCTGCAAACATTCGTCCCGTAATTGGCACAACAACAGCTCAACGTATAACCGATGCTTCAAAAGCCTTGACTATAGACCTTGACTTACAAGATTGGTTCAAACTACTAGAAGCAAGCCTGGGACACGAAGTTGCCTAA